From one Trichlorobacter lovleyi SZ genomic stretch:
- the cobA gene encoding uroporphyrinogen-III C-methyltransferase: MFLPLQIQMENRPCLIVGGSTVAARKCSKLIEYGARVSVVAPVFCDDPVWQSPQVSTVTAPYTASQLDGMQLVIAATDDPAVNQAVLDGAASRGILAQRTDHPDAGDFLLPATLRRGSLTVSFATEGVNPAFSRLLRDHAQNHYDDTYTRYCELMAAVRDGSAWQQLSKPQRKQGLRAMARCSVKVLSLLRSGQEDAAIALLETAAGIRVTATVGGWPLVYLIGAGPGDPGLITVKGAQRLQEAEVVLYDGYANPLLLEQYCPFAEHIDVGKHKGGACPTQAEINALLLAKAQTGVVVARLKGGDPLMFGRGGEEARLLAEHGIPFEIIPGVSSGLAAPAYAGIPVTDREFASSVGFYSMHKKEGTLLSEQEWQRMAQGPDTLVLLMGSTVLAEIAENLIRYGRAPSTPVALITKGTHPTQTRYLATLATITALAARHRPQRPGLVVVGDVAGVAPAMDWFPCTTIRDET; this comes from the coding sequence ATGTTTCTTCCCTTGCAGATTCAGATGGAGAACCGCCCCTGCCTGATTGTTGGCGGTTCAACCGTTGCGGCACGTAAATGCAGCAAACTGATTGAATATGGAGCGCGTGTATCGGTTGTTGCCCCGGTTTTCTGTGACGACCCGGTCTGGCAATCACCCCAGGTTAGTACGGTGACCGCGCCCTATACCGCCAGCCAACTTGACGGCATGCAGTTGGTGATTGCCGCCACCGATGACCCTGCCGTCAATCAAGCCGTACTGGATGGCGCTGCAAGTCGCGGCATACTGGCGCAACGGACCGACCATCCCGATGCCGGTGATTTTCTGCTGCCCGCTACCCTGCGGCGTGGAAGTCTGACCGTCTCCTTTGCAACAGAGGGCGTAAACCCGGCCTTCAGCCGGTTGCTGCGGGATCACGCCCAAAACCACTACGATGATACCTATACCCGCTATTGCGAACTGATGGCAGCGGTGCGCGATGGATCGGCCTGGCAGCAGTTGTCAAAACCGCAGCGCAAACAGGGGCTGCGGGCCATGGCGCGTTGCTCGGTCAAGGTGCTGTCATTGCTGCGATCAGGGCAGGAGGATGCAGCCATAGCTCTGCTAGAGACGGCGGCAGGCATCCGGGTCACGGCTACTGTTGGGGGCTGGCCGCTGGTCTACCTGATCGGCGCAGGCCCTGGTGATCCGGGTCTGATAACGGTCAAGGGGGCGCAACGCCTGCAGGAGGCAGAGGTGGTGCTGTACGACGGCTACGCCAATCCGCTGTTGCTGGAGCAGTACTGCCCCTTTGCAGAACATATTGATGTGGGCAAGCACAAGGGGGGCGCCTGCCCGACCCAGGCTGAGATTAACGCCCTGCTCCTGGCCAAGGCCCAAACCGGTGTTGTTGTAGCAAGGTTGAAGGGGGGCGATCCGCTGATGTTTGGCCGTGGCGGTGAAGAGGCCCGTCTGCTGGCTGAACACGGTATCCCGTTTGAGATCATTCCCGGCGTCAGCAGTGGTTTGGCAGCACCGGCATACGCCGGAATACCGGTGACGGACCGGGAGTTTGCCTCATCGGTAGGGTTTTACAGCATGCACAAAAAGGAGGGGACGCTGCTGTCGGAGCAGGAATGGCAGCGGATGGCCCAAGGCCCCGACACCCTGGTACTGCTGATGGGTAGTACGGTGCTGGCTGAGATCGCTGAAAACCTGATCCGCTACGGTCGAGCCCCTTCCACGCCGGTTGCGTTGATCACCAAAGGCACCCATCCAACACAGACCCGCTATCTGGCTACTCTGGCAACCATTACAGCGTTGGCGGCCAGACATCGTCCACAACGCCCCGGCCTGGTGGTGGTGGGCGATGTGGCAGGGGTGGCACCCGCCATGGACTGGTTCCCCTGCACAACGATACGGGATGAAACCTGA
- a CDS encoding energy-coupling factor ABC transporter permease produces MHIMEGFLPVKHAVAWSAASAPFVAYGIYSIKKRVAEHPEQRMLLGVATAFTFVLSALKIPSVTGSCSHPTGTGFGALLFGPAAMAPLGAIVLLFQAILLAHGGLTTLGANIFSMAIVGPFAAYGVFRLAQAIKLPFGLSIFLAAALGDLLTYVTTSVQLALAFPDPVGGFAASFAKFASIFALTQIPLAASEGFLTVLVFNALARYNARELQSMNLPVPQEVKA; encoded by the coding sequence ATGCATATCATGGAAGGTTTTCTACCGGTAAAACATGCCGTGGCCTGGAGCGCAGCTTCGGCCCCGTTTGTTGCCTATGGCATCTACAGCATTAAAAAAAGAGTTGCAGAACACCCGGAGCAGCGGATGTTGCTGGGGGTGGCAACCGCGTTCACCTTTGTTTTGTCTGCTCTCAAAATCCCGTCGGTAACCGGTAGCTGTTCCCATCCAACCGGCACCGGGTTTGGGGCATTACTGTTCGGACCAGCTGCAATGGCTCCTTTAGGGGCAATTGTGTTGTTGTTTCAAGCTATCCTGCTAGCCCATGGTGGCCTGACTACGCTGGGGGCCAACATCTTTTCCATGGCGATTGTCGGACCTTTTGCAGCCTATGGTGTCTTTCGTCTGGCTCAGGCGATCAAGCTCCCCTTTGGGCTTTCAATCTTTTTAGCCGCTGCCTTGGGAGATCTGCTGACCTATGTAACGACCTCGGTACAGCTGGCTTTGGCCTTTCCTGATCCGGTTGGTGGTTTTGCCGCTTCCTTTGCCAAATTTGCCAGCATCTTTGCTCTGACTCAGATCCCACTGGCTGCCAGTGAGGGGTTTTTGACCGTGTTGGTGTTCAATGCCCTCGCTCGCTACAACGCCCGCGAACTGCAGTCGATGAATCTGCCGGTCCCACAGGAGGTGAAGGCATGA
- the cbiQ gene encoding cobalt ECF transporter T component CbiQ: MLIDQNAYTNRWRQVNPAAKAVFGICGICAAFLAGQTWLAGTLALIIALITIVGAGIPVSQYLRAIAPALFFLGISAMTLLVSFDGSGITFTGVGHNQAMQLCGRATASITALLFLALTTPMSEIIALLRKLKLPDLMLDIAVIGYRMLFVLLATVRQIQTAQAARLGYDGPRHAFRSLGQMIAAVTLQVWQRATALDLAAETRCSNGTLHFITPVYADTGRDLTVALLGGTCMIILTLLVP; this comes from the coding sequence GTGCTGATTGATCAAAATGCCTATACTAACCGCTGGCGGCAGGTAAACCCTGCCGCTAAGGCGGTTTTTGGTATCTGCGGTATCTGTGCAGCTTTTCTGGCCGGACAGACGTGGCTGGCTGGTACACTGGCGCTCATTATTGCTTTGATCACCATTGTCGGAGCCGGTATTCCAGTTAGCCAGTATCTGCGTGCCATTGCTCCTGCCCTGTTTTTCCTTGGGATAAGTGCCATGACGTTACTTGTATCGTTTGACGGCTCCGGCATCACGTTTACCGGTGTCGGCCATAATCAGGCAATGCAACTGTGCGGTAGAGCTACCGCTTCAATTACAGCGTTGTTGTTTCTTGCGCTGACTACACCTATGTCTGAAATCATTGCGTTATTACGCAAACTGAAACTGCCTGATCTGATGCTGGATATAGCGGTAATCGGCTACCGGATGTTGTTCGTCTTGCTGGCTACTGTCCGCCAGATTCAAACTGCCCAAGCTGCCCGCCTGGGTTACGACGGCCCGCGCCATGCCTTCCGTTCTCTTGGCCAGATGATTGCCGCTGTTACCCTGCAGGTCTGGCAACGGGCAACGGCCCTTGATCTGGCAGCAGAAACCCGTTGCAGCAATGGCACGCTGCACTTCATCACCCCGGTGTATGCAGATACGGGCCGGGATCTGACCGTTGCCCTGCTGGGCGGAACCTGTATGATCATACTGACGTTGCTTGTTCCATGA
- a CDS encoding precorrin-8X methylmutase has protein sequence MPSSPLIHSLLAQPLSGEQIEERSFACIDQEAAEHSFLPDQWQVVRRLIHTTADFGLMELVRFSPDAIAAGTAALRNGKPIFVDSNMIRSGLSMARLRSVCPAYGPESISCHVADGDVAEEARRCGLPRSLFAMCKARAIADGGILLFGNAPVALLELNRMIIEEGVRPALVVAMPVGFVHVVESKDELMALGVPFIALSGRRGGSPLAVATLHALCTVTDQQAKGNP, from the coding sequence ATGCCATCAAGCCCGCTTATCCATAGTCTGCTGGCCCAGCCGTTAAGCGGCGAGCAGATCGAGGAACGTTCCTTTGCCTGCATAGACCAGGAGGCTGCTGAACACTCTTTTTTGCCGGACCAGTGGCAGGTGGTGCGCCGCCTGATCCATACCACCGCTGATTTCGGCTTAATGGAGCTGGTCCGTTTTTCTCCTGATGCCATTGCAGCCGGTACTGCAGCCTTGCGTAACGGCAAGCCGATCTTTGTTGACTCCAACATGATCCGTTCCGGCCTCTCAATGGCCCGTTTGCGTTCAGTCTGCCCGGCTTACGGCCCGGAATCAATCTCCTGCCATGTCGCTGATGGTGATGTGGCGGAAGAGGCACGCCGCTGCGGCCTGCCCCGCTCCCTGTTCGCCATGTGTAAGGCCCGTGCCATTGCGGACGGCGGCATCCTGCTGTTTGGAAATGCGCCAGTGGCACTGCTTGAGCTGAACCGGATGATCATTGAAGAAGGAGTTCGACCGGCGCTGGTGGTGGCGATGCCGGTGGGATTTGTCCATGTGGTTGAAAGCAAGGATGAACTGATGGCGCTGGGTGTGCCGTTCATCGCGCTTAGCGGCAGACGGGGAGGCTCACCCCTGGCGGTGGCAACCCTGCATGCGCTCTGTACCGTAACTGATCAACAAGCAAAGGGTAACCCATGA
- a CDS encoding energy-coupling factor ABC transporter substrate-binding protein, whose product MKRHQNIALIIAVIVLALIPLFTVQRPAPGPDGKKVEIFAGADGEAEELIKKIVPDYKPWFEPFFEPASGEIESLLFALQAALGAGFIGYYLGSSATRSKLQKEQNNTRC is encoded by the coding sequence ATGAAACGGCATCAAAATATCGCTTTAATCATTGCAGTTATCGTACTGGCACTTATTCCTCTGTTTACGGTTCAGCGTCCTGCACCAGGACCGGACGGGAAAAAGGTAGAAATTTTTGCTGGTGCTGATGGAGAGGCAGAAGAGCTGATCAAAAAGATTGTTCCCGACTATAAACCGTGGTTTGAGCCGTTCTTTGAACCGGCAAGTGGTGAAATAGAATCGCTCCTGTTTGCACTACAGGCCGCACTGGGGGCCGGATTTATCGGCTATTATCTGGGAAGCTCCGCCACACGATCAAAGTTGCAGAAAGAACAGAACAATACACGGTGCTGA
- a CDS encoding energy-coupling factor ABC transporter ATP-binding protein, producing the protein MNYSELFRFTDVNYRYPDDSRGLINCSLSIKRGSRTAVMGVNGAGKTTLLQMLNGILRPDSGVVVFAGQPLDYSRTSLRSLRSKVGFLFQNPDSQLLSASVREDVSFGPINLGLGAEEVNSRVGYALQTVGMAEYANRPVHALSYGQKKRVCIAGLLAMQPEVLVLDEPMAGLDQPMQAELEAILDTLHQQGMSIILASHDGDFIYRWSDHILLIADGNCRGNQETGRLSSSLDALAALGLGTPAVLKLYHALLEHQLIASTCPIPRSIDDLVTSIRQQSAGMRSI; encoded by the coding sequence ATGAACTATTCAGAACTTTTCAGATTTACCGACGTCAACTATCGGTATCCCGACGACAGCAGGGGACTTATCAACTGCAGCCTATCCATTAAACGGGGCAGTCGTACCGCTGTGATGGGGGTCAACGGTGCCGGTAAAACCACCCTGTTACAGATGCTGAACGGCATTCTGCGCCCTGATTCCGGCGTGGTCGTGTTTGCCGGCCAGCCACTTGATTACAGCCGCACCAGCCTGCGTTCTCTCCGCTCAAAGGTTGGGTTTTTGTTCCAGAATCCTGATAGCCAACTGTTATCGGCCAGCGTACGGGAGGATGTCTCCTTTGGTCCGATCAACCTGGGGCTTGGCGCTGAAGAGGTGAACAGTCGGGTTGGTTATGCCTTGCAAACAGTCGGTATGGCAGAGTACGCCAATCGCCCGGTGCATGCCTTAAGTTACGGCCAGAAAAAACGGGTCTGCATTGCCGGACTACTGGCCATGCAGCCGGAGGTACTGGTTCTGGATGAACCGATGGCGGGGCTTGACCAGCCGATGCAGGCCGAACTTGAAGCGATTCTCGACACCTTGCATCAACAGGGTATGAGTATCATTCTTGCCTCCCATGACGGTGATTTTATCTACCGCTGGTCTGACCATATCCTGCTGATTGCCGACGGAAACTGCAGGGGTAATCAGGAAACCGGGCGACTGTCCAGTTCACTCGACGCCCTTGCCGCACTTGGTTTGGGAACACCTGCAGTGCTGAAACTCTACCATGCCCTGCTGGAGCACCAGCTTATAGCGTCAACATGTCCCATTCCCCGCAGTATCGACGACCTGGTAACCAGTATCCGGCAGCAGTCCGCCGGTATGAGGAGTATCTGA
- a CDS encoding cobyrinate a,c-diamide synthase: MAQGAILIAGTGSGVGKTSVTLGLVAALKRQGLTVQTFKIGPDFLDPTWLALASGRPCYNLDGWMCGEQYVRNLFAEKSADADIAIIEGVMGLFDGASPVNAEGSSAEIAHWLGLPVLLVVNSHGVARTLAATVSGFCSFEAGVRIGGIIANQSGSGRHADWLAQSLSSASLPPLAGAIPRNALPTLPSRHLGLVTAGSAPLTPALLQELAEQIEQHLQLDVILELAAREHRLPPLSLPEAGGESAWNLPSLDKEGPGVVDTVRIGIARDEAFHFYYPDNLEALSANGAELVLFSPIHDTCLPPGLDGIYLGGGYPEEHAARLASNSGMLDAIRAFIASNRPVYAECGGLMYLSRGIELLDGSRQQLVAALPFHTRMLPKRKALGYVEVTLQQETLLGSAGQVLRGHEFHYSEIIEQDPTIGAPPYQTVKRNLNNAGDCGYQQGNLLASYIHLQFAARPEVAAYFIQTCRSCHAIKPAYP; the protein is encoded by the coding sequence ATGGCACAAGGCGCAATCCTGATAGCCGGTACCGGTAGCGGCGTCGGCAAGACCTCAGTCACCCTGGGGTTGGTGGCCGCGCTGAAACGTCAGGGGCTGACTGTGCAGACCTTCAAGATTGGCCCTGATTTCCTTGACCCCACCTGGCTGGCCCTGGCATCCGGCAGGCCCTGCTACAACCTGGACGGCTGGATGTGTGGCGAGCAGTATGTGCGGAACCTGTTTGCGGAAAAAAGCGCCGATGCCGATATTGCGATTATTGAAGGGGTAATGGGGCTGTTTGATGGTGCAAGCCCTGTCAACGCGGAAGGCAGCAGCGCCGAGATCGCCCACTGGCTGGGTCTGCCGGTGCTGCTGGTGGTCAACAGCCACGGTGTTGCCCGCACCCTGGCAGCCACCGTCAGCGGTTTTTGCAGCTTTGAAGCCGGGGTACGGATCGGCGGTATCATCGCCAACCAGTCCGGTTCCGGTCGCCATGCGGATTGGCTTGCCCAGTCGCTTTCATCAGCCTCCCTGCCGCCGCTGGCGGGGGCTATCCCCCGCAATGCCCTGCCGACCCTGCCCAGCCGTCATCTGGGACTGGTGACCGCAGGCAGCGCACCCCTGACACCGGCGCTGCTGCAGGAATTGGCGGAGCAGATAGAACAGCACCTGCAGCTTGATGTTATTCTGGAACTGGCCGCAAGAGAGCACCGCTTACCACCCCTGTCCCTTCCTGAAGCAGGAGGGGAATCCGCCTGGAATCTCCCCTCCTTGGACAAGGAGGGGCCGGGGGTGGTTGACACGGTACGGATCGGCATTGCCCGGGACGAGGCATTCCACTTCTACTATCCCGACAACCTGGAGGCGTTGAGCGCCAACGGTGCAGAGCTGGTACTGTTTTCACCGATTCATGATACCTGCCTGCCGCCCGGTCTAGACGGCATCTATCTGGGTGGTGGCTACCCGGAAGAGCATGCTGCCCGGCTTGCGTCCAATAGCGGCATGCTGGATGCCATCAGGGCCTTCATCGCCTCCAACAGACCGGTGTATGCCGAGTGCGGCGGCCTGATGTACCTTTCTCGCGGGATTGAGTTGCTGGACGGCAGCCGCCAGCAGTTGGTGGCTGCCCTGCCGTTTCATACCCGGATGCTGCCCAAACGCAAGGCCCTTGGGTATGTTGAGGTGACGTTGCAGCAGGAGACCCTGTTGGGATCTGCAGGTCAGGTTCTGCGGGGCCATGAGTTTCACTACTCTGAAATTATTGAACAAGATCCAACTATTGGGGCACCACCATACCAGACTGTCAAACGGAACCTGAACAACGCCGGGGACTGCGGTTATCAGCAGGGCAATCTGTTGGCAAGCTATATCCATCTGCAGTTTGCCGCCCGACCGGAAGTAGCAGCATATTTTATCCAAACCTGCAGGAGTTGTCATGCCATCAAGCCCGCTTATCCATAG